In one window of Candidatus Dormiibacterota bacterium DNA:
- the hisC gene encoding histidinol-phosphate transaminase — protein MLDAYQRAASVEEVRLRYGGSGRIIKLASNENPLGTSPKALAAARGVENLHLYGDDAFLALKERFAALRGLAAENVVFGHGSNEIVKLVAETFLQAGDEAVIAVPSFALYRLAVAVRNARAVEVPLRDGVTDLDAMREAISPRTKLIFVCEPNNPTGTVVDPLAWSAFVEALPAHVVLVVDQAYREYASAASVDAIVHVTARPRTLVLRTLSKIYGLAAVRFGYGFADAETIAVMERVRLPFNVSAPALAAAAAALDDDEFVRRSIENNEAGKAQLFPALAALELDAYPTQANFYALAVPASATRAYEDLLREGIIVRCGDALRMPGRLRITIGTKEENAVLLSALERLVGTWQA, from the coding sequence GTGCTTGACGCCTATCAGCGCGCCGCTTCGGTCGAGGAGGTGCGGCTCCGCTACGGCGGCAGCGGCCGCATAATCAAGCTCGCTTCGAACGAGAACCCTTTGGGAACGTCGCCGAAGGCGCTTGCGGCAGCGCGCGGCGTGGAGAACCTGCACCTCTACGGCGACGACGCGTTCCTCGCGCTCAAGGAACGCTTTGCGGCGCTGCGCGGTCTCGCTGCGGAGAACGTCGTTTTCGGGCACGGGAGCAACGAGATCGTGAAGCTCGTCGCGGAGACGTTTCTGCAGGCGGGCGACGAGGCCGTAATCGCCGTGCCGAGCTTCGCGCTCTATCGCTTGGCCGTTGCCGTGCGCAACGCGCGCGCCGTCGAGGTGCCGCTGCGCGACGGCGTGACTGACCTGGATGCGATGCGCGAAGCGATCTCGCCGCGCACGAAACTGATCTTCGTCTGCGAGCCCAACAATCCAACCGGCACGGTCGTCGATCCACTCGCGTGGAGCGCGTTCGTCGAGGCTCTTCCCGCGCACGTCGTACTCGTCGTCGATCAGGCATATCGCGAGTACGCATCTGCGGCGTCCGTCGATGCGATCGTGCACGTTACGGCGCGTCCGCGAACGCTCGTGCTGCGGACGCTGTCGAAGATCTACGGCCTCGCCGCGGTGCGATTCGGATACGGCTTCGCCGACGCGGAGACGATCGCCGTGATGGAGCGCGTGCGCTTGCCCTTCAACGTCTCGGCGCCGGCGCTTGCCGCCGCCGCTGCGGCACTGGACGACGACGAATTCGTGCGACGCAGCATCGAAAACAACGAAGCGGGGAAGGCACAGCTCTTTCCCGCGCTCGCGGCGCTCGAGCTCGACGCGTACCCCACGCAGGCGAACTTCTATGCACTCGCCGTCCCTGCGAGCGCAACGCGCGCGTACGAGGATTTGCTGCGCGAAGGCATCATCGTGCGCTGCGGCGACGCGCTGCGCATGCCGGGGCGACTGCGCATCACGATCGGAACCAAAGAGGAGAACGCTGTGTTGCTCTCCGCGCTCGAAAGGCTCGTCGGCACCTGGCAAGCGTGA
- the pyrE gene encoding orotate phosphoribosyltransferase — MTAPFDLAEALERKGALLEGHFLLSSGRHSDRFIQKFRILEDPSLVEPIARSIADAFVAERPTVVVSAAVGGIVLGYETARALGARAVFVEKERGVPVLRRGFSLEPHDRALIVEDVMTTGGSVREVLDVVRGRGCEVLGVAAIVRRGDVQLGVRTLALLDLPLRSYDPDECPLCAAKEPLADPGSRRA, encoded by the coding sequence ATGACGGCCCCGTTCGATCTCGCCGAGGCGCTCGAGCGAAAAGGCGCGCTACTGGAAGGGCATTTCCTTCTCAGCTCGGGGCGGCACAGCGATCGTTTCATTCAGAAGTTTCGCATTCTCGAGGACCCGTCTCTCGTCGAGCCGATCGCGCGCTCGATCGCCGATGCCTTCGTCGCCGAGCGACCTACGGTCGTCGTGAGTGCCGCCGTCGGCGGCATCGTGCTCGGATACGAAACTGCACGCGCCCTCGGAGCGCGCGCCGTTTTCGTGGAGAAGGAACGCGGCGTTCCCGTTCTGCGTCGCGGTTTCAGCCTCGAGCCTCACGACCGCGCGCTCATCGTCGAAGACGTCATGACTACCGGCGGCTCGGTGCGTGAAGTGCTCGACGTCGTGCGCGGTCGTGGATGCGAGGTTCTCGGCGTCGCGGCGATCGTCCGTCGCGGCGACGTGCAGCTGGGCGTGCGAACGCTGGCGTTGCTCGACTTGCCGTTGCGCTCGTACGATCCTGACGAATGCCCGCTGTGCGCTGCGAAGGAGCCGCTGGCGGATCCGGGATCGCGCCGTGCTTGA
- the pyrF gene encoding orotidine-5'-phosphate decarboxylase: protein MSRLVVALDAPVPEEAERVVDELYDFDVIFKIGLEPLLGYADRIFGYCEARDVRYCVDAKLHDIPRTVGAAARQLVAPAMRMLTVHALGGVEMMRAAVDGVRERAQTLGIRAPRVFAVTLLTSIADDGIADLGLSGGPAENVMRLASLARDAGCAGVVCSPREVREVKAVFGDDLLTLVPGVRPAGSASRDQQRVGTPGETAAAGADYIVVGRPILEAPDRRAAAAAILDEIAPYDR from the coding sequence ATGAGCCGTCTCGTCGTCGCGCTGGACGCACCCGTACCGGAGGAAGCAGAACGCGTCGTCGACGAGCTCTACGACTTCGACGTGATCTTCAAGATCGGGCTCGAGCCGCTGCTCGGCTATGCCGATCGCATCTTCGGGTACTGTGAGGCACGTGACGTCCGATACTGCGTCGATGCGAAGCTGCACGATATTCCGCGGACCGTCGGCGCCGCAGCGCGTCAGCTCGTCGCCCCGGCAATGCGCATGCTGACGGTGCACGCGCTCGGCGGGGTGGAGATGATGCGCGCAGCGGTCGACGGCGTGCGCGAGAGGGCCCAAACGCTCGGCATCCGGGCCCCGCGCGTCTTCGCCGTCACGCTGCTCACGTCGATCGCCGACGACGGCATCGCCGATCTCGGCCTCTCGGGAGGCCCCGCGGAGAACGTCATGCGCCTCGCGTCGCTCGCGCGGGACGCCGGATGCGCGGGCGTGGTCTGCAGCCCGCGTGAAGTGCGCGAAGTCAAGGCCGTCTTCGGCGACGATCTCTTGACCCTCGTTCCCGGCGTGCGCCCCGCCGGAAGCGCGTCGCGCGATCAGCAGCGCGTCGGTACGCCGGGCGAGACCGCGGCAGCGGGCGCGGATTACATCGTCGTAGGAAGACCGATTCTCGAAGCGCCCGACAGGCGCGCCGCCGCTGCCGCGATCCTGGACGAGATCGCGCCGTACGACCGATGA
- a CDS encoding dihydroorotate dehydrogenase, with amino-acid sequence MVARGVDLGVDVGGLRLEYPTLMGSGCYGSGEEFSSLVDLSRIGAIVLKSVTRKPRLGNPMPRLVHTPAGLLNAIGLQNPGIDWYLEREIPKLAGRPCPVVGSVAGFSIDEYAEVCERLAARPEIAAIELNISCPNVASEGETFACDPDLTASVVGAARSVTRKPLIVKLSPNVTDIAAIARRAESAGADALAVINTVRAMAIDVDTWRPRLGNVAGGLSGAAIRPIAVLAVYEVARAVRIPIVGQGGIESVTDALEFILAGAGAVGIGTANFTDPRVPERIADGLAEYLSLHGLHSLGEIVGRANRGFESAEQFEGDAG; translated from the coding sequence ATGGTAGCGCGCGGAGTCGATCTCGGCGTCGACGTCGGCGGTCTTCGCTTGGAGTACCCGACGCTGATGGGCAGCGGCTGTTACGGGTCGGGAGAAGAGTTTTCGTCGCTCGTCGATCTGTCGCGCATCGGTGCGATCGTTCTCAAGAGCGTCACGCGCAAGCCGCGCCTGGGCAATCCAATGCCGCGGCTCGTCCACACGCCGGCGGGACTGCTCAATGCCATCGGATTGCAGAACCCCGGCATCGACTGGTATCTCGAACGCGAGATACCGAAGCTCGCAGGACGCCCGTGCCCGGTCGTCGGCAGCGTTGCCGGCTTTTCGATCGACGAGTACGCTGAGGTCTGCGAGCGCCTCGCGGCGCGGCCGGAGATCGCCGCAATCGAGCTCAACATCTCGTGCCCAAACGTGGCGAGCGAGGGAGAGACCTTCGCGTGCGATCCCGATCTCACGGCGAGCGTGGTCGGGGCGGCGCGCTCGGTCACGCGCAAGCCGCTCATCGTGAAGCTCTCGCCGAACGTCACCGATATCGCCGCGATCGCGCGCCGGGCCGAGTCCGCTGGAGCCGACGCGCTTGCGGTCATCAACACCGTGCGCGCGATGGCGATCGACGTCGATACCTGGCGGCCGCGTCTCGGGAACGTCGCGGGCGGGCTTTCGGGCGCGGCGATACGCCCGATCGCGGTCCTTGCGGTATATGAGGTCGCGCGAGCGGTGCGGATTCCCATTGTCGGTCAAGGCGGGATCGAGTCCGTGACCGACGCCCTCGAGTTCATTCTCGCCGGCGCCGGCGCCGTCGGCATCGGCACGGCGAACTTTACCGATCCGCGCGTTCCCGAGCGCATCGCCGACGGACTCGCCGAGTACCTCTCGCTGCACGGCTTGCACAGTCTCGGCGAGATCGTCGGGCGCGCAAATCGCGGCTTCGAGAGTGCGGAGCAGTTCGAAGGGGATGCGGGATGA
- a CDS encoding DUF6249 domain-containing protein, with amino-acid sequence MDSDSTIALVAVVCVIALPIVAVILFRVFSHRERMEMIRHGYVPPVQYDGNLQLRRGISVTFIGIALTIGLAFIGYNGDGFGGRFVLGPWLLGGIIPTFVGIAQIVGSLVAGGRPASGRSGTPFGPYGMERRDPSPYEPHESESPKRPPV; translated from the coding sequence ATGGATTCAGACTCCACCATCGCCCTCGTCGCCGTCGTATGCGTCATCGCCCTGCCGATCGTCGCCGTGATTCTGTTCCGGGTCTTCTCGCACCGCGAGCGGATGGAGATGATCCGCCACGGCTACGTTCCGCCCGTTCAGTACGACGGCAACCTCCAGCTCCGGCGCGGCATCTCCGTCACCTTCATCGGGATCGCTCTCACGATCGGGCTCGCATTCATCGGCTATAACGGCGACGGCTTCGGCGGTCGCTTCGTTTTGGGACCCTGGCTGTTGGGTGGAATCATCCCGACCTTCGTTGGGATCGCACAGATCGTGGGCTCCCTCGTTGCGGGCGGGCGTCCGGCGAGCGGCCGCTCGGGGACGCCTTTTGGCCCTTATGGCATGGAGCGCCGCGATCCGTCTCCATACGAGCCCCACGAAAGCGAAAGCCCGAAAAGGCCGCCGGTATAA
- a CDS encoding RNA polymerase sigma factor: MAALAQRADAALSAELEDGALVSAVLRGDSEAFATLVRRYERPVYHLAFRTLRDAEEARDVAQEAFFKAYRSLRTFRIGAKFSTWMYSIAYHACCDRLSRRKRFSGEELPESADPSPGPEPTVIALDEAQRLRDAIELLPEKYRVAITLYHLQGRQYEEIAAVLGLPLGTVKTHLFRAKEHLRRLLERSP, from the coding sequence GTGGCGGCACTTGCGCAGCGCGCGGATGCCGCGTTGAGCGCCGAGCTGGAGGACGGGGCTCTGGTCTCTGCGGTCTTACGTGGCGATTCCGAGGCCTTTGCGACGCTGGTCCGCCGATACGAGCGGCCGGTCTACCACCTCGCGTTCCGCACGCTGCGAGACGCTGAGGAAGCGCGCGATGTCGCACAGGAGGCATTCTTCAAGGCCTATCGCTCGCTGCGCACGTTTCGGATCGGAGCCAAGTTCTCTACGTGGATGTACTCGATCGCCTACCATGCCTGCTGCGATCGCCTGAGCCGGCGCAAGCGCTTCAGCGGCGAAGAGCTGCCTGAAAGCGCGGACCCGAGCCCCGGACCCGAGCCAACCGTCATCGCGCTCGACGAGGCGCAGCGGCTGCGCGACGCAATCGAGTTGCTGCCCGAGAAGTATCGCGTCGCGATCACGCTCTATCATCTGCAGGGGCGGCAATACGAAGAGATCGCTGCGGTGCTCGGGCTTCCGTTGGGTACGGTCAAGACGCATCTCTTTCGCGCAAAAGAACATCTTCGACGCCTGCTGGAAAGGTCTCCGTGA
- a CDS encoding response regulator transcription factor, with the protein MDNGQARTVLVVEDDPAIGRVLQLELEHEGYRVEMAADGLSGLEKALKEPDLVILDLMLPRMDGFELCKRLRAKSRVPIIMLTARDTVPDRVAGLDLGADDYLTKPFSTEELLARVRARLRERDPQSNVIEYRDMVMDRDRHEVSRAGRPIALTAKEYALLEYLLLHRNKVHTRDELFNGVWGSDFLGDSNLIDVYIRYLRGKIDDDYDDKLITTVRGVGYTIKD; encoded by the coding sequence ATGGACAACGGACAGGCCCGGACGGTGCTGGTCGTCGAGGACGATCCGGCGATCGGTCGCGTGCTGCAGCTCGAGCTCGAGCACGAGGGGTATCGCGTCGAGATGGCCGCCGACGGGCTCAGCGGTCTGGAGAAGGCGCTCAAAGAGCCGGATCTCGTCATCCTCGATCTCATGCTTCCCCGTATGGACGGCTTCGAGCTGTGTAAGCGCTTGCGCGCGAAGAGCCGCGTTCCGATCATCATGCTCACCGCGCGCGACACCGTGCCGGATCGCGTCGCCGGCCTCGATCTCGGAGCGGATGACTATCTTACCAAGCCCTTTTCTACCGAAGAACTGCTCGCGCGCGTACGCGCCAGGCTGCGCGAGCGCGACCCGCAGTCAAACGTCATCGAGTACCGCGACATGGTGATGGATCGCGATCGCCATGAGGTCTCACGCGCCGGCCGTCCGATCGCGCTGACCGCCAAAGAGTACGCGCTGCTCGAGTACCTGCTGCTGCACCGCAACAAAGTCCATACGCGAGACGAGTTGTTCAACGGCGTCTGGGGCAGCGACTTCCTCGGCGACTCGAATCTCATCGACGTCTACATTCGCTATCTCCGCGGGAAGATCGACGACGACTACGACGACAAGCTCATCACGACCGTGCGCGGCGTCGGTTACACGATCAAAGATTAA
- a CDS encoding ATP-binding protein, which produces MNVRSDSLRWKIAAWYATLLVVVLATTSGVLVWRFGSIIYAQARERANATMDEVLAVANPVGAPLGLQDVASNTTPLQVLLNSDNLVYWTSPESAIEIDTPAGYPMVKTPNLGAGRIPPAPVDAAHPVAFRDAQVRGQPAIVAAHFVRVGGTTNVVVQVAQSLATVSHAIDEARRTVVLVLAAAIAAVVALSLVLASQAINPINELSRAMREIGFERLGRRLNWPRRDEIGALAESFDDLLARLEASFSRERQFISDASHELKTPLTSINANAQMLLRWAERNEGVRRESLETIAHESSSLGEMVNGMLTLAKADRGDDIPKEPVSLIEEAREVVRHAAPRAREKGLTLTFVPKSDSAIVFAEPHLIRQMIGNLVDNAIKFTDAGGVDVLVGAEDGTGWLEVRDTGPGIGERDLPRIFERFYRADRSRSRSVPGTGLGLAIVRSIARAHDGNVDAQRSASGGSLFRVTIPLLALLAGLFCFSPPAIARADEIAVSASPVVNVMLANGNLTITTWNRSEIRVVTDKRVDWKRFDTRQTAPRIPSEINSWAVTVSTPRGPAFLPAETFMLPAFAPGPHDAVSMQGFGDTTITVPSRAALVIARVIAGTITVRGYHGVLVAHVRRGAMRFVGFRGTAYAQVVAGRIIAVDSSFDRLRARTANGNLLFEACRSRQIDVTAIHGAILYDDGAFAEGPAYFSTGEGAVAIGVVGSGLTLSGHSANGDVMLGFGPQATVRRRGGSVVVNLGGGGAFVSAQAPGLVALYHGRLAEHRRILARLGFARFAPIASFRGSPPRSRPRGRRSSRRPPR; this is translated from the coding sequence TTGAACGTCCGTTCCGATAGCCTTCGCTGGAAGATCGCCGCGTGGTACGCGACGCTTCTCGTGGTCGTGCTCGCTACGACGAGCGGCGTTCTCGTCTGGCGCTTCGGCAGCATCATCTACGCACAAGCGCGCGAGCGCGCGAATGCGACGATGGACGAGGTCTTGGCCGTCGCAAACCCGGTTGGCGCACCGCTCGGCCTGCAGGACGTCGCCTCCAACACGACGCCGCTGCAGGTGCTTCTCAACAGCGACAACCTCGTCTATTGGACCTCGCCCGAGTCGGCGATCGAGATCGACACCCCGGCCGGCTACCCGATGGTGAAAACGCCGAATCTGGGTGCGGGGCGCATACCGCCCGCGCCTGTCGACGCCGCGCACCCGGTCGCCTTCCGCGATGCTCAGGTACGCGGTCAGCCCGCCATCGTCGCCGCGCACTTCGTGCGCGTCGGCGGCACGACCAACGTCGTGGTGCAAGTCGCGCAGTCGCTTGCGACGGTCTCGCACGCGATCGACGAAGCGCGCCGAACGGTCGTGCTCGTTCTCGCCGCGGCGATCGCGGCGGTCGTCGCGCTCTCACTCGTTCTCGCATCGCAGGCGATCAACCCGATCAACGAGCTCTCGCGCGCGATGCGCGAGATCGGCTTCGAGCGACTCGGACGCCGCCTCAACTGGCCTCGACGGGACGAAATCGGCGCGCTCGCGGAGTCGTTCGACGATCTCCTCGCGCGCCTCGAAGCCTCCTTCTCACGCGAGCGGCAGTTCATCTCCGATGCATCGCACGAGCTCAAGACGCCGCTCACCTCGATCAACGCCAACGCGCAGATGCTGTTGCGCTGGGCGGAGCGCAACGAAGGCGTGCGCCGGGAGAGCCTGGAGACGATCGCGCACGAGAGCTCGTCTCTCGGCGAGATGGTCAACGGCATGCTCACGCTCGCGAAGGCGGATCGCGGCGACGATATTCCCAAAGAGCCGGTCTCGTTGATCGAAGAGGCGAGGGAGGTCGTGCGACACGCCGCGCCGCGCGCTCGCGAGAAGGGCCTGACGCTCACGTTCGTGCCGAAGAGCGACTCCGCCATCGTGTTCGCGGAGCCGCATTTGATTCGCCAGATGATCGGGAACCTCGTCGACAACGCGATCAAGTTCACGGACGCGGGCGGCGTCGACGTTCTCGTCGGCGCCGAGGACGGCACGGGTTGGCTCGAGGTTCGCGACACCGGGCCGGGGATCGGCGAGCGCGATCTGCCACGCATATTCGAGCGTTTCTACCGGGCGGACCGCTCCCGTTCGCGTAGCGTCCCCGGCACCGGCTTGGGCCTCGCGATCGTACGTTCGATCGCGCGCGCCCACGACGGGAACGTCGACGCGCAGCGCAGCGCGAGCGGCGGCAGTCTCTTCCGCGTTACGATCCCACTCCTGGCGTTGCTTGCAGGCCTCTTCTGCTTCTCGCCGCCGGCAATTGCGCGCGCCGACGAGATTGCGGTGAGCGCGAGCCCCGTCGTCAACGTCATGCTTGCAAACGGCAACCTCACGATCACGACGTGGAACCGTTCCGAGATTCGCGTCGTCACGGACAAGCGCGTCGACTGGAAGCGCTTCGACACGCGCCAAACGGCACCGCGGATCCCCTCGGAGATCAACTCGTGGGCCGTCACGGTCTCCACGCCGCGCGGTCCCGCGTTTCTTCCGGCTGAAACGTTCATGCTGCCTGCATTTGCGCCAGGTCCGCACGATGCCGTCTCCATGCAAGGATTCGGAGATACGACGATCACCGTCCCGTCGCGGGCGGCGCTCGTCATCGCCCGCGTGATCGCCGGCACGATAACGGTGCGCGGGTATCACGGCGTTCTCGTCGCTCACGTTCGGCGAGGCGCGATGCGGTTCGTCGGTTTTCGCGGGACGGCGTACGCGCAAGTCGTCGCCGGCCGCATTATCGCCGTCGACTCTTCCTTCGACCGCCTGCGCGCGCGGACGGCGAACGGCAATCTCCTTTTCGAAGCGTGCCGTTCGCGGCAGATTGACGTAACCGCGATTCACGGCGCTATTCTGTACGACGACGGAGCGTTCGCGGAGGGACCGGCGTACTTCTCGACCGGCGAAGGCGCGGTGGCCATCGGCGTCGTCGGCAGCGGCCTCACGCTCAGCGGCCATAGTGCGAACGGCGACGTCATGCTTGGTTTCGGGCCTCAAGCAACGGTGCGCCGGCGCGGCGGAAGCGTCGTGGTCAACCTCGGTGGAGGGGGCGCGTTCGTCAGCGCTCAGGCACCGGGTCTCGTCGCTCTCTACCACGGTAGGCTTGCAGAGCACAGGCGGATCCTCGCGCGCCTAGGCTTCGCACGCTTCGCGCCGATAGCTTCCTTTAGAGGGTCGCCGCCTCGGTCTCGACCTCGAGGTCGACGATCATCCCGTCGTCCGCCGCGATAG
- a CDS encoding MBL fold metallo-hydrolase, whose translation MSSILFLGSGGARFVVARQLRASGGMWMRFGQTQLHVDPGPGALVRALTHVPPCNPRELDGILLSHKHLDHSGDVNVMIEAMTAGGHRKRGAVLAPRDALEGEPVVLPYAQEFVERVVALDADAGPYRVGAVEVFTSIAHVHAAQTYGFHFAYEGLRVAYLPCGRFFEGLAEDYARRRPDVLVINVLRFRDGMDVDHLAWDDAQRIVETVQPKVVVFAHFGTKMLERDPAVLAQEVEDRLGLRAIAADDGMIVDLEVETEAATL comes from the coding sequence GTGAGCTCGATTCTCTTCCTGGGGAGCGGCGGTGCCCGCTTCGTCGTCGCGCGGCAGCTGCGCGCGTCGGGCGGCATGTGGATGCGCTTCGGCCAGACGCAGCTCCACGTCGACCCCGGACCGGGTGCGCTCGTGCGTGCGCTGACGCACGTGCCGCCGTGCAACCCGCGCGAACTCGACGGGATTCTCCTTTCGCACAAGCACCTTGACCATTCGGGCGACGTGAACGTCATGATCGAGGCGATGACCGCGGGCGGCCATCGCAAGCGTGGGGCCGTTCTCGCGCCGCGCGACGCACTCGAGGGCGAACCGGTCGTTCTCCCGTACGCGCAGGAGTTCGTCGAACGCGTCGTGGCCCTGGACGCAGACGCGGGCCCCTATCGCGTCGGCGCCGTCGAGGTCTTCACGTCGATCGCGCACGTGCACGCCGCGCAGACATACGGATTTCACTTCGCGTACGAAGGATTGCGCGTCGCCTATCTGCCGTGTGGACGTTTCTTCGAAGGACTCGCCGAAGATTACGCGCGTCGCCGTCCGGACGTCTTGGTCATCAACGTCCTGCGCTTTCGAGACGGCATGGACGTGGATCATCTGGCGTGGGACGACGCGCAGCGCATCGTCGAGACCGTACAGCCCAAGGTCGTGGTCTTTGCGCACTTTGGAACGAAGATGCTCGAACGCGATCCCGCGGTGCTCGCGCAGGAGGTGGAAGATCGCCTCGGGCTGCGCGCTATCGCGGCGGACGACGGGATGATCGTCGACCTCGAGGTCGAGACCGAGGCGGCGACCCTCTAA
- a CDS encoding DUF1501 domain-containing protein, translated as MKRGRFVAGALSGITVVANADHIFARALAAAPLPGLPGAQNRCLVLINLQGGNDGLNCVVPHGDADYYRVRPSLAIARSDVLAIDAQLGLNPKMTSFKALYDKGMVAIVQGVGYPNPDHSHFRSTEIWQTAAPDRYEHTGWLGRYLDEAGLPQANLFNGISLAQILPEVMVGTKVDVPAIASEAAYGLRVDRNPMERRAFTALVRDERLPFSSPYLAHVMEIEDRSQRGSEELPRLIAGYTTSAAYPATPLGRSLALAAQIVGSNIGTKVIYVQHGSFDTHVNQIAVQNRLLGEFSDALKAFYDDLAAHGNDRRVLTMTFSEFGRRIEENGSRGTDHGEASPLFLVGGGTKGGIYGDAPSLAATNMGNVRFTTDFRNVYATVLERWLGRPSAPVLNGTFEQLALL; from the coding sequence ATGAAAAGAGGGCGATTCGTCGCCGGCGCGCTCTCCGGCATCACGGTCGTGGCCAACGCGGACCACATCTTCGCGCGCGCGCTCGCGGCGGCGCCCCTCCCCGGCCTGCCGGGAGCGCAGAATCGTTGCTTGGTCCTCATCAACTTGCAGGGCGGGAACGACGGCCTGAACTGCGTCGTGCCCCACGGCGACGCGGATTACTACCGCGTTCGGCCCTCGCTTGCGATTGCGCGAAGCGACGTTCTGGCAATCGATGCGCAGCTGGGACTCAACCCGAAGATGACGTCGTTCAAGGCGCTGTACGACAAGGGCATGGTGGCGATCGTGCAGGGCGTCGGGTATCCGAATCCCGATCATTCGCATTTCCGCTCCACCGAGATCTGGCAGACGGCAGCGCCCGACCGGTACGAGCATACGGGCTGGCTCGGGCGCTATCTCGACGAAGCCGGCCTTCCGCAGGCCAATCTCTTCAACGGCATCTCACTCGCGCAGATTCTTCCGGAAGTCATGGTCGGAACGAAGGTCGACGTTCCGGCGATTGCGAGCGAAGCCGCATACGGCTTACGCGTCGATCGGAACCCGATGGAGCGCAGGGCCTTCACGGCGTTGGTGCGTGACGAGCGCCTCCCGTTCTCTTCACCGTATCTCGCTCACGTCATGGAGATCGAAGATCGCTCGCAGCGCGGTTCCGAAGAACTGCCGCGTTTGATCGCCGGCTACACGACGAGCGCGGCGTATCCGGCGACGCCGCTCGGGCGAAGCCTGGCGCTTGCGGCGCAGATCGTCGGAAGCAACATCGGCACGAAGGTCATCTACGTGCAGCACGGCTCGTTCGACACGCACGTCAATCAAATCGCCGTACAGAATCGCCTCCTCGGCGAGTTCTCGGATGCGCTCAAGGCATTCTACGACGATCTTGCTGCACACGGAAACGACCGGCGCGTGCTGACGATGACCTTTAGCGAGTTCGGTCGGCGCATCGAAGAGAACGGAAGCCGCGGAACCGACCACGGTGAGGCCTCGCCCCTCTTCCTCGTCGGGGGAGGCACGAAGGGCGGTATCTACGGCGATGCTCCGAGCCTCGCGGCGACGAACATGGGCAATGTGCGCTTCACGACCGATTTCCGCAACGTGTATGCGACCGTGCTCGAACGCTGGCTCGGTCGTCCGTCGGCACCCGTGCTCAACGGCACGTTCGAGCAGCTCGCCCTGCTTTGA